A single window of Nocardioides kongjuensis DNA harbors:
- a CDS encoding Glu/Leu/Phe/Val family dehydrogenase has protein sequence MTALQEPVATATGPLNDARTQLREATTLLGYDEGLHQMLATPRREVTVSIPLRRDNGTTELFVGHRVQHNFSRGPAKGGLRYSPDVDLDEVRALAMWMTWKCALLDVPYGGAKGGVRIDPRNYSAAELERVTRRYTSEISPLIGPERDIPAPDIGTDEKTMAWLMDTYSVQQGHTVLGVTTGKPISLGGSRGRATATSRGVVHVALAALRSRGIDPAGATASVQGFGKVGRYAARFLAEAGTRVLAVSDQYGAVFASTGLDIVALEKHVDATGSVVDFPGADPITNDDVLEAEVDLLVPAAVEGVLRADNAGRVRARVIVEGANGPTTPEADRILQEADRLVVPDILANAGGVIVSYFEWVQANQAYWWSENEVEARLAERMLDAWESVTAAATRLDVPLRTAATCLAVERVAQAHQLRGLYP, from the coding sequence ATGACCGCGCTCCAGGAGCCCGTCGCCACGGCGACCGGGCCGCTGAACGACGCCCGCACGCAGCTGCGGGAGGCCACCACGCTGCTCGGCTACGACGAGGGTCTGCACCAGATGCTCGCCACCCCGCGCCGCGAGGTGACGGTCAGCATCCCGCTGCGCCGTGACAACGGCACCACCGAGCTGTTCGTCGGCCACCGGGTCCAGCACAACTTCTCCCGCGGCCCGGCCAAGGGCGGTCTGCGCTACTCCCCCGACGTCGACCTCGACGAGGTCCGCGCGCTGGCGATGTGGATGACCTGGAAGTGCGCCCTGCTCGACGTGCCCTACGGCGGCGCGAAGGGTGGCGTCCGGATCGACCCGCGCAACTACTCGGCCGCCGAGCTGGAGCGCGTCACCCGTCGCTACACCAGCGAGATCAGCCCGCTCATCGGTCCCGAGCGCGACATCCCGGCACCCGACATCGGCACCGACGAGAAGACCATGGCCTGGCTGATGGACACCTACTCCGTCCAGCAGGGTCACACGGTCCTCGGTGTCACCACCGGCAAGCCGATCAGCCTCGGCGGCTCGCGTGGTCGCGCCACCGCCACCTCGCGCGGTGTGGTCCACGTCGCCCTGGCGGCCCTGCGCTCGCGCGGCATCGACCCGGCCGGCGCCACGGCGTCCGTGCAGGGCTTCGGCAAGGTGGGCCGGTACGCCGCCCGCTTCCTCGCCGAGGCCGGCACCCGGGTGCTCGCGGTGTCCGACCAGTACGGCGCGGTGTTCGCGTCGACCGGTCTCGACATCGTCGCCCTCGAGAAGCACGTCGACGCCACCGGCTCGGTCGTCGACTTCCCCGGAGCCGACCCGATCACCAACGACGACGTGCTGGAGGCGGAGGTCGACCTGCTCGTCCCCGCTGCCGTCGAGGGTGTGCTCCGCGCCGACAACGCCGGCCGGGTCAGGGCCAGGGTCATCGTGGAGGGCGCCAACGGCCCCACCACGCCCGAGGCCGACCGGATCCTCCAGGAGGCCGACCGGCTCGTCGTACCCGACATCCTGGCGAACGCCGGCGGCGTGATCGTGTCCTACTTCGAGTGGGTCCAGGCCAACCAGGCCTACTGGTGGAGCGAGAACGAGGTCGAGGCCCGCCTCGCCGAGCGGATGCTCGACGCGTGGGAGTCGGTCACCGCCGCCGCCACCCGGCTCGACGTCCCCCTGCGCACTGCGGCGACCTGCCTCGCCGTCGAGCGCGTGGCCCAGGCGCACCAGCTGCGCGGCCTCTACCCGTGA
- a CDS encoding NAD-dependent succinate-semialdehyde dehydrogenase, which translates to MTDTTFEVHDPATGAVIDTVADGTVADATAAVDAASAAFPAWAATPARARAEILRRCYDLMIRDADLLTGLIASENGKCVADARAEVTYAAEFFRWFSEEAVRGEGTYGDAPAGNAKTLVTYAPVGVAALITPWNFPAAMATRKIAPALAAGCTVVLKPAAETPLTALAVAKILLEAGVPEGVVNVVPTTDAAAVVTAWLEDARVRKVSFTGSTGVGRTLLRQAADRVLNSSMELGGNAPFVVTADADIDAAVAGAMIAKFRGGGQACTAANRFYVHADVADAFVAKFSAAVAALKVGPSADENNQIGPVISEKALTGITKLVDAAVADGAKVAVQGTVPEAGWFFPPTILVDVPVGAPILSEEIFGPVAPIVTWTDEDELLASVNDTEFGLAAYVYAGRLQDALRLGERIDAGMVGINRGIVSDPSAPFGGVKQSGIGREGAHEGIREYQETRYYSVDWS; encoded by the coding sequence ATGACTGACACCACCTTCGAGGTGCACGACCCCGCCACCGGCGCGGTCATCGACACCGTCGCGGACGGCACCGTCGCCGACGCGACCGCAGCCGTCGACGCCGCCTCCGCTGCGTTCCCGGCCTGGGCCGCGACCCCCGCCCGGGCCCGCGCCGAGATCCTGCGTCGCTGCTACGACCTGATGATCCGCGACGCGGACCTGCTCACCGGCCTCATCGCCTCGGAGAACGGCAAGTGCGTCGCCGACGCCCGCGCCGAGGTCACCTACGCCGCCGAGTTCTTCCGCTGGTTCAGCGAGGAGGCCGTCCGCGGCGAGGGCACGTACGGCGACGCGCCGGCCGGCAACGCCAAGACCCTGGTCACCTACGCGCCCGTCGGCGTGGCCGCGCTCATCACGCCGTGGAACTTCCCGGCCGCGATGGCGACCCGCAAGATCGCGCCAGCGCTGGCCGCCGGCTGCACCGTCGTCCTCAAGCCGGCCGCGGAGACCCCGCTGACCGCGCTCGCGGTGGCGAAGATCCTGCTCGAGGCCGGCGTGCCCGAGGGCGTCGTGAACGTGGTCCCGACCACCGACGCCGCCGCCGTGGTGACCGCCTGGCTCGAGGACGCCCGCGTCCGCAAGGTCAGCTTCACCGGCTCGACCGGCGTCGGCCGCACGCTGCTGCGGCAGGCCGCCGACCGGGTGCTCAACTCCAGCATGGAGCTGGGCGGCAACGCGCCGTTCGTCGTCACGGCCGACGCCGACATCGACGCGGCCGTCGCCGGCGCGATGATCGCCAAGTTCCGCGGTGGCGGCCAGGCCTGCACCGCGGCCAACCGGTTCTACGTGCACGCCGACGTCGCGGACGCGTTCGTCGCGAAGTTCTCGGCCGCCGTGGCCGCCCTGAAGGTCGGCCCGTCCGCCGACGAGAACAACCAGATCGGCCCGGTCATCAGCGAGAAGGCGCTCACCGGCATCACCAAGCTGGTCGACGCCGCGGTCGCCGACGGCGCGAAGGTCGCCGTGCAGGGCACCGTGCCCGAGGCCGGCTGGTTCTTCCCGCCGACGATCCTGGTCGACGTGCCCGTCGGCGCGCCGATCCTGTCCGAGGAGATCTTCGGCCCGGTCGCCCCGATCGTGACCTGGACCGACGAGGACGAGCTGCTCGCGTCGGTCAACGACACCGAGTTCGGCCTGGCGGCCTATGTGTACGCCGGCCGGCTCCAGGACGCGCTGCGCCTCGGCGAGCGGATCGACGCCGGCATGGTCGGCATCAACCGCGGCATCGTCTCCGACCCCTCCGCGCCGTTCGGCGGGGTCAAGCAGAGCGGCATCGGCCGCGAGGGTGCCCACGAGGGCATCCGCGAGTACCAGGAGACGCGCTACTACAGCGTCGACTGGAGCTGA
- a CDS encoding amidohydrolase family protein has protein sequence MCDESAEVPGSIRSVVTRRGVLAGAAALAGVSSVATAAEADGTTGALRRAPGRRFPGRPPVPPPLVVAGGPLLDPLTGDVVEDAVVVLAQGRVVASGSRDATRAAVREVSGTARTIDAAGGAILPGLVDAHVHVNALADAAGVLHAGATSIRSGTSNFYQDVAMRPLATWKPGAVPRMRAAGVFVTPDLGDTVLADPDLVPLASLAGGVRSPEALAYLVRVNLSRDVDVVKTRANPRAGVATQDPLELVYDRTQLEAVVRAARRGGAGVLCHAYSAEGCHGAVAAGIRSLEHGVFVSEETLELMVRRGTFFTPTLGPILGLADDPDPILAQRGRDYGPVLRAAVLRAHELGIPVVAGTDTFGTATRPIGSEVRLIGETGVPALDALRGATTTAARLLGWQGRVGRLTPGHLADLVVLDGNPLDDLTAMERVQLVVAQGVVARDDLAA, from the coding sequence ATGTGTGACGAGAGTGCCGAGGTCCCCGGCTCGATCCGCTCGGTCGTGACCCGACGCGGGGTCCTGGCCGGCGCGGCCGCCCTGGCTGGTGTGAGCAGCGTCGCCACGGCCGCCGAGGCCGACGGTACGACGGGCGCCCTCCGGCGTGCGCCGGGTCGGCGCTTCCCGGGCCGGCCGCCGGTACCACCACCGCTGGTCGTGGCGGGCGGACCCCTGCTCGACCCGTTGACCGGCGACGTCGTCGAGGACGCGGTGGTCGTGCTCGCGCAGGGTCGGGTGGTGGCGTCCGGCAGCCGTGACGCCACGAGGGCCGCCGTACGCGAGGTGTCCGGCACCGCACGCACGATCGACGCCGCCGGTGGCGCGATCCTGCCGGGCCTGGTCGACGCGCACGTCCACGTCAACGCGCTCGCCGACGCCGCGGGCGTGCTGCACGCCGGGGCGACGTCGATCCGCAGCGGGACCTCGAACTTCTACCAGGACGTCGCGATGCGCCCGCTGGCGACGTGGAAGCCCGGCGCCGTCCCGCGGATGCGGGCGGCGGGAGTCTTCGTGACGCCCGACCTCGGCGACACGGTGCTCGCCGATCCCGACCTGGTCCCGCTCGCGAGCCTCGCCGGCGGTGTCCGCTCGCCCGAGGCGCTCGCGTACCTGGTCCGGGTCAACCTCTCGCGTGACGTCGACGTCGTGAAGACGCGGGCCAACCCGCGCGCCGGCGTCGCCACGCAGGACCCCCTCGAGCTCGTGTACGACCGGACCCAGCTCGAGGCGGTCGTCCGGGCCGCGCGCCGCGGCGGGGCCGGCGTGCTCTGCCACGCCTACAGCGCCGAGGGCTGCCACGGCGCGGTCGCGGCCGGCATCAGGAGCCTCGAGCACGGCGTGTTCGTGAGCGAGGAGACGCTCGAGCTGATGGTGCGACGCGGCACGTTCTTCACCCCGACCCTCGGGCCGATCCTGGGCCTGGCCGACGACCCCGACCCGATCCTGGCCCAGCGCGGCCGCGACTACGGTCCGGTCCTGAGGGCCGCCGTCCTGCGTGCCCACGAGCTCGGGATCCCGGTCGTGGCCGGCACCGACACCTTCGGTACGGCGACCCGACCGATCGGCAGCGAGGTGCGGCTGATCGGCGAGACCGGGGTCCCGGCCCTCGACGCGCTGCGCGGTGCCACCACCACGGCGGCGCGGTTGCTCGGCTGGCAGGGCAGGGTCGGCCGGCTCACGCCCGGCCACCTCGCCGACCTCGTCGTCCTCGACGGCAACCCGCTCGACGACCTGACTGCGATGGAGCGGGTCCAGCTGGTCGTCGCCCAGGGCGTCGTGGCCCGCGACGACCTCGCCGCCTGA
- the serA gene encoding phosphoglycerate dehydrogenase: MKALLLENIHPAAVETLEARGYEVELRPGSLSEDELIAALPGVQLLGVRSNTNVTAKVLESAPDLVAVGCFCIGTNQVDLKTAAAKGIGVFNAPYSNTRSVVELVIAEIIALARRLPEKTQRMHEGVWDKSAKGSHEVRGRTLGIVGYGNIGTQLSTVAEALGFNVVFYDSADRPAHGTARRVRSLKELLEVSDVVSLHVDGRPGNAGFFGAAEFAAMKPRALFINASRGMVVDYEALRDHLVSGHIAGAAVDVFPAEPKAQGDPFDSVLRGLDNVILTPHIGGSTQEAQEEIGWFVAEKLARFALEGSTALSVNLPAVQPPDLPTGRRLGLLHHNVPGVLADLNATFAEAGDNVVDQLLSTKDGLGYVVIDAAEPLSTAALDRLRAAEYAVWARTW; this comes from the coding sequence GTGAAGGCTCTGCTGCTCGAGAACATCCATCCGGCCGCCGTCGAGACCCTGGAGGCCCGGGGCTACGAGGTGGAGCTGCGGCCGGGCTCCCTGTCCGAGGACGAGCTGATCGCCGCCCTGCCCGGGGTGCAGCTGCTCGGCGTGCGGTCCAACACGAACGTGACCGCGAAGGTCCTCGAGTCCGCGCCGGACCTCGTCGCCGTCGGCTGCTTCTGCATCGGCACCAACCAGGTCGACCTGAAGACCGCTGCCGCCAAGGGCATCGGCGTGTTCAACGCGCCGTACTCCAACACCCGCAGCGTCGTCGAGCTGGTCATCGCCGAGATCATCGCCCTCGCCCGCCGCCTTCCGGAGAAGACCCAGCGCATGCACGAGGGCGTCTGGGACAAGTCGGCCAAGGGCAGCCACGAGGTTCGTGGCCGCACGCTGGGCATCGTCGGCTACGGCAACATCGGCACCCAGCTCTCCACCGTCGCCGAGGCCCTCGGCTTCAACGTCGTCTTCTACGACAGCGCCGACCGCCCGGCCCACGGCACCGCCCGTCGCGTCCGGTCGCTCAAGGAGCTGCTCGAGGTCTCCGACGTCGTCAGCCTCCACGTCGACGGCCGCCCCGGCAACGCCGGCTTCTTCGGCGCCGCCGAGTTCGCCGCCATGAAGCCGCGGGCGCTGTTCATCAACGCCTCGCGCGGCATGGTGGTCGACTACGAGGCGCTTCGCGACCACCTCGTCTCCGGCCACATCGCCGGTGCCGCGGTCGACGTCTTCCCGGCCGAGCCCAAGGCCCAGGGCGACCCGTTCGACTCGGTGCTGCGTGGCCTCGACAACGTCATCCTCACGCCCCACATCGGTGGCTCCACGCAGGAGGCGCAGGAGGAGATCGGCTGGTTCGTCGCCGAGAAGCTCGCCCGCTTCGCCCTCGAGGGCAGCACCGCGCTCTCCGTGAACCTGCCCGCCGTGCAGCCGCCCGACCTGCCCACCGGACGTCGCCTCGGCCTGCTGCACCACAACGTCCCCGGTGTCCTGGCGGACCTCAACGCCACCTTCGCCGAGGCCGGCGACAACGTGGTCGACCAGCTCCTGTCCACCAAGGACGGCCTCGGCTACGTCGTCATCGACGCCGCCGAGCCCCTCTCCACCGCTGCCCTCGACCGGCTCCGCGCCGCCGAGTACGCCGTGTGGGCGCGCACCTGGTGA
- a CDS encoding DUF6318 family protein, with protein sequence MATTIRAAVAMLVLLLLSGCSDGNASPRDPSSTWSPTGTMQTPTSAAPDPVEPQLPAAAKEASEAGARAFIAYYWDLINYAQVTGDVKALRSVSGPHCNGCKAGIRGVRELYAEGGHIEGGGYSVHLVKVNQLKSTNPSHFAFEAKLSATTDEQTVIAGDGTSTTNPVATSTVVVAVLWLDSQWRLEAMQVS encoded by the coding sequence TTGGCCACGACGATCCGCGCCGCCGTCGCGATGCTGGTGCTGCTCCTGCTGTCCGGGTGCTCGGACGGCAACGCATCGCCGCGCGACCCGTCCTCCACGTGGAGCCCGACGGGCACGATGCAGACCCCCACCTCGGCCGCGCCGGATCCGGTCGAGCCGCAGCTGCCTGCTGCGGCGAAGGAGGCGAGCGAGGCCGGGGCGCGGGCGTTCATCGCCTACTACTGGGACTTGATCAACTACGCCCAGGTCACCGGGGACGTGAAGGCGCTCAGGTCGGTGTCGGGGCCCCACTGCAACGGCTGCAAGGCGGGGATCCGAGGCGTCCGGGAGCTTTACGCGGAAGGCGGACATATCGAGGGCGGCGGCTACTCAGTTCACCTCGTCAAGGTGAACCAGCTCAAGAGCACAAACCCATCTCACTTCGCATTCGAGGCCAAGTTGTCGGCTACGACCGACGAGCAGACTGTCATTGCGGGCGACGGCACCTCGACGACGAATCCCGTTGCGACCTCGACCGTCGTAGTCGCCGTGCTCTGGTTGGATTCGCAGTGGCGTCTGGAAGCGATGCAAGTGTCGTGA
- a CDS encoding PKD domain-containing protein has protein sequence MAVADDDTGTGTSGAGFWIQKVHHGQNGHSDSGHAVRGDEAKSQPVLIGNGACSAADPVAGEFLDASFCSSDEKPVITVADVQKAFAELPLSAGALVIQPPDGLTLVNFKTNFYTTTTTPTTATVTLLGQPVTLEATPATYTWHFGDGDSTSTTEPGAPYPKLTVTHSYKLKGDYQPSLSTTYTGRYKLADGPWQSIPGTVTIDGPPQPLRAIEAEPKLVGY, from the coding sequence GTGGCTGTCGCTGACGATGACACAGGCACAGGAACTTCGGGCGCTGGGTTCTGGATCCAGAAGGTCCACCATGGGCAGAACGGCCATAGCGACAGCGGACACGCAGTCCGCGGCGACGAGGCCAAGTCGCAGCCGGTGCTGATTGGCAATGGGGCATGCAGTGCAGCTGATCCGGTGGCGGGCGAGTTTCTCGACGCCAGCTTCTGCTCCAGTGATGAGAAGCCTGTCATCACTGTCGCCGACGTCCAGAAGGCCTTCGCCGAACTCCCCCTCAGCGCCGGCGCCCTGGTCATCCAGCCACCCGACGGCCTGACCCTGGTCAACTTCAAGACCAACTTCTACACGACCACCACCACACCCACCACCGCGACCGTCACCCTCCTCGGGCAACCCGTCACCCTCGAGGCCACGCCTGCCACCTACACCTGGCACTTCGGCGACGGCGACAGCACGAGCACCACCGAACCCGGCGCGCCGTACCCGAAGCTCACCGTCACCCACAGCTACAAGCTCAAGGGCGACTACCAGCCGAGCCTGTCGACCACCTACACCGGCCGCTACAAGCTCGCCGACGGCCCCTGGCAGAGCATCCCCGGCACCGTCACCATCGACGGCCCGCCCCAACCCCTGCGCGCCATCGAGGCCGAGCCCAAGCTGGTCGGGTACTGA
- a CDS encoding HNH endonuclease signature motif containing protein, protein MVTDRAVADLAGLPAAGVLDVVEAAHAARLAAEREILAAAYQWAVLHHPDRLPAADRRGRARARRAGGVGTPLVTEHAAAAFGARIQTSPHGARRLIADAVDLHLRLPRLWADVRAGTVRVTHARWVAGATRDLSEAEAAWVDGEVVEAADGRLAWSRFELLVEGKVAAAAPELARAREEAAAKERCARASRVNKHGMATFVIKGDAVTIAGIDAAVTAVAERLKESMPDAVVNDRRVAAAALLLNPAAHPDPDRGLDESVGPVKVRVKVYLHLYADSPIARLEGHGPVTVGRVMEMLADTAARVQVTPVLDVAGMAPVDAYEIPARLREAVRLVHPADVFPFAANTSRRMDLDHAVPYAQGGVTGIGNLGPLTRTHHRIKTHAGWQVRHPFPGIVVWRDPYGAHYLVDPTGTRRITSPPAGEEPTRADIMVTQLLLDHAA, encoded by the coding sequence ATGGTCACCGATCGGGCGGTGGCGGACCTGGCGGGTCTGCCGGCAGCGGGAGTTCTCGACGTCGTCGAGGCTGCTCATGCTGCGCGTCTGGCGGCGGAGCGCGAGATCCTGGCCGCGGCCTACCAGTGGGCGGTGCTGCACCATCCCGACCGGCTTCCTGCCGCTGATCGTCGGGGTCGGGCGCGTGCACGCCGTGCCGGTGGGGTGGGGACACCGTTGGTCACCGAGCACGCCGCGGCGGCGTTCGGTGCCCGGATCCAGACCAGCCCCCATGGCGCGCGGAGGTTGATCGCGGACGCGGTCGACCTGCACCTGCGTCTGCCCCGCCTGTGGGCCGATGTGCGGGCCGGGACGGTGCGGGTGACACACGCCCGCTGGGTCGCGGGTGCGACCCGCGACCTGTCCGAGGCGGAAGCGGCGTGGGTCGATGGTGAGGTGGTCGAGGCCGCCGATGGCCGGTTGGCGTGGTCGCGCTTCGAGCTGCTGGTCGAGGGCAAGGTCGCGGCTGCGGCGCCGGAACTGGCGCGGGCTCGTGAGGAGGCCGCGGCCAAGGAGCGGTGTGCCCGGGCCTCACGGGTCAACAAGCACGGCATGGCCACGTTCGTGATCAAGGGGGATGCGGTCACGATCGCGGGGATCGATGCCGCGGTGACCGCGGTCGCGGAGCGGTTGAAGGAGTCGATGCCCGACGCCGTGGTCAACGATCGTCGGGTCGCCGCCGCGGCGCTGTTGCTCAACCCGGCCGCCCACCCGGATCCTGACCGTGGGCTCGATGAGTCGGTGGGTCCGGTCAAGGTGCGGGTCAAGGTCTACCTGCACCTCTACGCCGACTCCCCGATCGCCCGGCTGGAGGGCCACGGCCCGGTCACGGTCGGCCGGGTGATGGAGATGTTGGCCGACACCGCGGCCAGGGTGCAGGTCACGCCGGTGCTGGACGTGGCGGGGATGGCGCCGGTCGATGCCTACGAGATCCCGGCGCGGCTGCGGGAGGCGGTGCGGCTGGTCCATCCCGCGGACGTGTTCCCGTTCGCGGCGAACACGTCGAGGCGGATGGACCTGGACCACGCGGTCCCGTACGCGCAGGGTGGGGTCACCGGGATCGGGAACCTGGGGCCGCTGACCAGGACTCATCACCGGATCAAGACCCATGCGGGTTGGCAGGTGCGACATCCGTTCCCCGGGATCGTGGTCTGGCGCGATCCCTACGGGGCCCACTACCTGGTCGACCCGACCGGCACACGACGCATCACCAGCCCACCGGCCGGTGAGGAACCCACCCGCGCCGACATCATGGTCACCCAACTGCTCCTCGACCACGCCGCCTGA
- the speB gene encoding agmatinase, with amino-acid sequence MTVGPVDATQIPRYAGDTTFARLPRLSDVGDADTVVWGVPFDGGVSYRPGARFGPNHIRQSSRLLRPYNPANDTEPFDRAQVADAGDLGANPFSLDEAIASIETGARELSGTSRTLLTIGGDHTIALPLLRVQAERHGPIAVLHFDAHLDTWDTYFGAPYTHGTPFRRASEEGLIDFSHAMHMGIRGPLYSKLDLDESEALGFSAVHARDFVRSPIDDIINRMRERLGDRPVYVSLDIDVLDPAFAPGTGTPEAGGLSSAQLLEVLRGLEGLNVVGADIVEVSPAYDHAEITGIAAAHVAYELLSVLPGKPA; translated from the coding sequence ATGACCGTCGGACCCGTCGACGCGACCCAGATCCCGCGGTACGCGGGAGACACCACCTTCGCCCGCCTGCCGCGACTCAGCGACGTCGGTGACGCCGACACCGTCGTGTGGGGCGTGCCCTTCGACGGCGGTGTCTCCTACCGTCCCGGCGCGCGCTTCGGCCCGAACCACATCCGCCAGTCCTCGCGCCTGCTGCGGCCCTACAACCCGGCCAACGACACCGAGCCGTTCGACCGCGCGCAGGTCGCCGACGCCGGCGACCTCGGTGCCAACCCGTTCTCGCTGGACGAGGCGATCGCCTCGATCGAGACCGGCGCCCGCGAGCTGTCCGGTACCTCGCGCACCCTGCTCACCATCGGTGGAGACCACACCATCGCCCTGCCGCTCCTGCGGGTCCAGGCCGAGCGGCACGGGCCGATCGCCGTGCTCCACTTCGACGCGCACCTCGACACGTGGGACACCTACTTCGGGGCGCCGTACACCCACGGCACGCCGTTCCGCCGCGCGTCCGAGGAGGGGCTGATCGACTTCAGCCACGCGATGCACATGGGCATCCGTGGGCCGCTCTACAGCAAGCTCGACCTCGACGAGTCCGAGGCGCTCGGCTTCTCCGCCGTCCACGCCCGCGACTTCGTGCGCTCGCCCATCGACGACATCATCAACCGGATGCGCGAGCGCCTCGGTGACCGCCCGGTCTACGTGTCGCTCGACATCGACGTCCTCGACCCCGCCTTCGCCCCGGGCACCGGCACGCCCGAGGCCGGCGGCCTCTCCAGCGCCCAGCTGCTCGAGGTGCTGCGCGGCCTCGAGGGCCTCAACGTCGTCGGCGCCGACATCGTCGAGGTGTCCCCGGCGTACGACCACGCCGAGATCACGGGCATCGCCGCCGCCCACGTGGCCTACGAGCTGCTCTCGGTGCTGCCGGGCAAGCCCGCCTAG
- a CDS encoding helix-turn-helix domain-containing protein, giving the protein MLLHELLDDPSLGLEVLVAGAPDREVRMVHSIEVADPGEFLRGGEVVLTTGAWQRLGQTPAAWLSKVADAGAIAVGFGRLAPDDEPPADLVAAAHERGLACFAVPVAVPFVRLAEVFVAAKRVEWEAPLRRQLEHHGAIVAALRAERGVDSVLRVLRRRLGIEVAVVAGTTTHGPVPVGGCPVTLIGEGLADASLVLPRPLAELDVDVQAAVSSAMPFLALELERERAVRATEQRYAWEVVEWIATGVPAPAVTARLEALGVPLDRTLRCLVARGVGPDAVDAALAPYLIVERADDVVCLVGEDVARVPVAGYVGVGQPAAAGELRVSLLQARHAADALVARGVEGWLTHEELASPAVLLAAQDPAVLEALARTVLGGVLDSDRDRGTELVATLRAFLDGGGRWQDTADALHVHINTLRHRMKRVEELTGRSLASTADRVDLFLALRALS; this is encoded by the coding sequence GTGCTACTCCACGAGCTGCTCGACGATCCGTCCCTGGGGCTCGAGGTGCTGGTCGCCGGTGCGCCGGACCGCGAGGTCCGCATGGTGCACAGCATCGAGGTCGCCGACCCCGGCGAGTTCCTCCGCGGCGGCGAGGTCGTGCTCACCACCGGTGCCTGGCAGCGGCTCGGCCAGACGCCCGCGGCCTGGCTGTCGAAGGTCGCGGACGCGGGCGCGATCGCCGTCGGCTTCGGTCGGCTCGCGCCGGACGACGAGCCGCCGGCCGACCTGGTCGCCGCAGCCCACGAGCGCGGGCTGGCCTGCTTCGCCGTGCCCGTGGCCGTCCCCTTCGTCCGGCTGGCCGAGGTGTTCGTCGCCGCCAAGCGGGTCGAGTGGGAGGCGCCGCTGCGCCGCCAGCTGGAGCACCACGGCGCCATCGTCGCGGCGCTGCGGGCCGAGCGCGGGGTCGACTCCGTGCTGCGCGTGCTGCGCCGTCGGCTCGGTATCGAGGTCGCCGTCGTCGCCGGTACGACGACCCACGGCCCGGTCCCCGTGGGCGGCTGTCCGGTCACCCTGATCGGCGAGGGCCTCGCCGATGCGTCGCTGGTGCTGCCACGCCCGCTGGCCGAGCTCGACGTCGACGTCCAGGCCGCCGTGTCCAGTGCGATGCCCTTCCTGGCCCTGGAGCTGGAGCGGGAGCGTGCCGTGCGGGCCACCGAGCAACGCTACGCGTGGGAGGTCGTCGAGTGGATCGCCACCGGCGTGCCCGCGCCCGCGGTGACCGCACGGCTCGAGGCACTCGGGGTCCCGCTCGACCGCACGCTGCGCTGCCTGGTCGCCCGCGGTGTGGGGCCGGACGCGGTCGACGCCGCGCTGGCGCCGTACCTCATCGTCGAGCGGGCCGACGACGTCGTGTGCCTCGTGGGCGAGGACGTCGCGCGGGTGCCGGTCGCCGGGTACGTCGGCGTCGGGCAGCCGGCCGCGGCGGGGGAGCTCCGGGTGAGCCTGCTCCAGGCGCGGCACGCCGCCGACGCGCTGGTGGCGCGCGGGGTCGAGGGCTGGCTGACCCACGAGGAGCTGGCCAGCCCGGCCGTGCTGCTCGCGGCGCAGGACCCCGCCGTGCTGGAGGCGCTCGCCCGGACCGTGCTCGGTGGGGTGCTCGACAGCGACCGCGACCGCGGGACCGAGCTGGTCGCGACCCTGCGTGCCTTCCTCGACGGCGGCGGGCGGTGGCAGGACACGGCCGACGCGCTGCACGTGCACATCAACACGCTGCGGCACCGGATGAAGCGGGTCGAGGAGCTGACCGGCCGCTCGCTGGCCTCGACCGCAGACCGGGTCGACCTGTTCCTCGCGTTGCGGGCCCTGTCCTGA